In one window of Thalassophryne amazonica chromosome 9, fThaAma1.1, whole genome shotgun sequence DNA:
- the LOC117516501 gene encoding P17/29C-like protein DDB_G0287399, with product MGNASSKSSTASSRPPATGSASSRSSTGSSRSSTAISRSPSTGTASSRPPVTGTASSKSSTASSRPPVTGRASSRSSTGSSRSSNGSSRPPATVSPGPSGTANSRFSTVSSRFSTVSSRFSTASYRSSTASYRSSTASYRSSTASSRPPVTGTASSKSSTASSRPPVTGSASSRSSTGSSRSSNGSSRPPATVSPGPSGTASSRSFPASSRPAPAASPMPSSQDGTQERLDRLESKVNRLESKVGHILQLLLKNQAAEEADCIGDLMPARFKTTEELDEFNKRLEDQEFRRTVREDGNLTRRY from the exons ATGGGAAATGCCAGCTCCAAGTCTTCCACTGCCAGCTCCAGGCCTCCTGCGACAGGAAGTGCCAGCTCCAGGTCCTCCACTGGCAGCTCCAGGTCCTCCACTGCCATCTCCAGGTCTCCTTCGACGGGAACTGCCAGCTCCAGGCCCCCTGTGACGGGAACTGCCAGCTCCAAGTCGTCCACTGCCAGCTCCAGGCCCCCTGTGACTGGACGTGCCAGCTCCAGGTCCTCCACTGGCAGCTCCAGGTCCTCCAATGGCAGCTCCAGGCCCCCTGCGACTGTCAGCCCTGGGCCATCTGGAACTGCCAACTCCAGGTTTTCCACTGTCAGTTCCAGGTTTTCCACTGTCAGTTCCAGGTTTTCCACTGCCAGCTACAGGTCTTCCACTGCCAGCTACAGGTCTTCCACTGCCAGCTACAGGTCTTCCACTGCCAGCTCCAGGCCCCCTGTGACGGGAACTGCCAGCTCCAAGTCTTCCACTGCCAGCTCCAGGCCCCCTGTGACTGGAAGTGCCAGCTCCAGGTCCTCCACTGGCAGCTCCAG GTCCTCCAATGGCAGCTCCAGGCCCCCTGCGACTGTCAGCCCTGGGCCATCTGGAACTGCCAGCTCCAGGTCTTTCCCTGCCAGCTCCAGGCCAGCTCCAGCTGCCAGCCCGATGCCATCTTCACAGG ATGGTACGCAGGAAAGACTCGACAGACTGGAGTCAAAGGTGAACAGACTGGAGTCAAAGGTGGGCCACATACTTCAGCTGCTGTTGAAGAATCAGGCTGCTGAAGAAGCTGACTGCATTGGAGACCTAATGCCAGCCAGATTTAAAACAACGGAGGAGCTGGACGAATTCAACAAAAGGCTGGAGGACCAGGAGTTTAGGAGGACAGTG AGAGAAGATGGAAATCTTACCAGACGCTATTGA